GATGAACGTCGTGGCCTGGATGAACGAGCGCGGCGAGATCGTGAAAACGGAGCCAGCGCCTGGCATGTTCACGGTGCGCACGTCGGCAGAATCGGCGCAGCGCATTCAACAAGGCGATACGCAGCCGGATATCGGCCGCGATCAAATGGTGCGGCTCGCAGCGCCGGCCGGCGATTTGCATCGCGCGAAACACGTGACCTATCGCGTTCGGCTCAATGATGGCGACCCGGTCGCGACGTTCCCTGCGCAGCGCTCACAACAGATCGCGGCAGCGGACGATCCCCACGTTGCGACGTTGACGGTCATCGCTTTGCGACCCGATCCGACGGCCGAGAAAGACCCGGCGCCGGCCGCGGCGTACTTGGCCGCAAATCCATTGGTGCAAAGCGACGACGCGCGCATTCGCACACTCGCGACGCAGGCCATCGGCGACGCCCGCAGCGACGTGGAGCAAGCCGCGGCGATCGAGAAATTCGTGCATGAGTACATTCAGGAAGTGAATTTCTCGCAGGCCTTCGGCACCGCAGTGGACGTCGCCGAAAGCCATCGCGGCGACTGCACGGAACACGCCGTATTATTGGCGGCATTGGCGCGGGCGTCCGGAATTCCAGCTCGCGTCGCTGTCGGCCTGGTCTACACGCACTCCGCGAAAAATGCCGGCTGCGCCTTTCACATGTGGGACGAGCTGTACGTCGCCGGGCAATGGATTCCCTACGACGCCACGCTCGGGCTGGGCGGCATCGGCGGCGGACATATTAAACTGAGCGACTCCCATCTCGCCGACGGTTCGGCGCTCGCCAGCTTCTTGCCGGTGATGCAAGTGATGGGGAGTCTGTCCATCGAAGTCGTCGCGACCGACGCACCGTAAGCAATCTCGCGTTACTACGCTGTCACACACCATGGAAATTCCCGCGCCAATCGTCGTGTTCGTGATTGGCGACGATCACCGCCCGGAATTTCGCGATATCCTGCCCACGTTGCGCGCTAACGCATTGGTGACAAACTACACGACTTTGGAACAGGCGCGCGAGGCTAACGGCGCTCCGGAACTTTGCGTATTTCTGCAATCGGTCCCGGGAGAATACGCGCCGCGCGACTTGGAATTGCTCCTGCTAAGTTGGCCACTGGCCCGGTTCCTAACGATCGCCGGACCGTTGTGCGAAGGCGAGCCACGCACCGGCGCCCCCTGGCCGGGTCAGCTTCGCGTCTACTGGCACGCCTTCCCCGGTTGGTGGAGGCTGCAACTCGCGCGACTCGCAGCTGGCGAATGTGCTGCCTGGCAACTTCCGCGCACCAGTCGGGAAGACGATGTGCTTCGCGGTGTAACGTCGTTCACGCCAAGCGCACTAGAGGGAACCATCGGCGTCGCTGCGGCGCACTCACGTGAGGCGGCGCGGTTGCTCGTCGATTCGCTGCGCAACGCCGGAATTGACGCCGTTCCGCTGAGTGCAGTCGACAATATCGCGGTCAGTGAGATCCTCGCCATTGTCTGGGACGACGATGCCCCCGGTGCCGCTTGGCGCGAACGATTCTCTAAACTCTGTACAGCATGGCCCGGGACGCCCACCGTCGCACTGTTAAACTTCCCTCGACCGGAGGATCGCCTTTTCGTGGAAGCAAACATGGCGAGCGGCGCAAGCGGCGCGATCATCGCCAAGCCGTTCGACTTCGACGCCGTGCTCGCCACGCTGGTCGCCGTCGCAGGAGCGCGCACTTCGTAAAGCGCATTGCGCGAATTGCTCACGAACTCGTCACAGCCGCAAGGTATATTCTGTCTACGGACTGGCTCCTTTCAGACCTCATTCCATTCGCAGGAATTCCCATGCGTCGCCCTCGCACTTTCATCTGTTTGGGCTGCTTCATCGGCGGATTGCTCGCCTGGTTGATCGTCGCCTTGACACTCGCGGTGGAGCCCCGCGCCGCGGCGGATGAAGTGGACGACGCCGTTGTCGGACCGCCGGCCGCGGACGGAAGTTTCGTCGTGGCCAGCGGGCAGTACGTCCGTCCCGCGGGGCAATCCTTGGCGTTCGGCGGCCGGCCGGTCGACCTCGTACTCTCGCCGGATGGCCGCACGCTGTATGCGAAAGACAACCGCGGACTGCTGGTGCTGAACACCGCCGACTGGACGCTGCGTCAAACACTTCCCTTTGGCGAAGCTGGCGGCTCGCTACACGGCATCGCTGTATCGCAAGATGGGAAACACGTGTATGCGACCGACGCGGCGCGGACCCTGTTCGAGGGCGCCGTCGGCGGCGACGGGCTGGTGACCTGGACGCACAGCATCGATCTGCCCGGGCCGGAACAAGATCCAGACAAGCGCGACGCGGCGGAGAACAACGCCTTCGGCTGCGGCATCGCATTGTCGACGGACGGCGCCACGGCTTACGTCTGTTTGTCCCGCAACAATACTTTGGGCGTGGTGAGCCTCGCGGAAGGCCGATTGATTCAAGAGATTCCGGTCGGCGTAGCGCCCTTCGACGTGGCGCTCAGCCCCGACGGCGCCACCGCCTATATCTCGAACTGGGGCGGACGCCGCGCGAAAACTGGGGAACGGACCGCGAAGTCGGCCGGCACCGACACCCTGATCGACGAACGCGGCGTGGCCTCCAGCGGCACCTTGGGAAAGATCGACTTGGAGCAAGGCGCCATGACGGCCGAAGTCGAAGTCGGCCTGCATCCCAGCGACTTGGAACTTGCGCACGACGGCGCGACGTTGTATGTGGCGAATGCGAATTCCGATACCGTGGCCTGCGTCTCCACTAACGACTTCAAGATCCTGGAAACGATCTCGACGCGACCGCTCGCGGAATTGCCGTTCGGTTCGATGCCGAACGCCATCGCACTTTCTCGCGACGGCCGGACGCTGTACGCGGCCAACGGCGGCAACAACGCCGTGGCCGTGATTCAACTTGCCGCCGCGCGCGGCGAAGCCAGCCGCTTACTCGGCTTCATCCCCACGGCCTGGTATCCCGGCGGCGTGGTCGTCGACGACACGCATCTGTACGTCGCGAACATCAAGGGAGAAGGTTCGCGCAACGAAGAGGAGCCGAACAAAGGTTGGAACAGCCACTGGCACCGCGGCACGATCACAAAATGTCCGCTGCCGTCCGCTGAGACATTGAAACAATACACGGAACAAGTCGTCGCGGACGCCCAGATTCCCGCCGTATTGCGGGCGTTGGAAAAGTCGCAAAGCAAAGTAGACGCTGTGCCAGTGCCAGCGAAGCAGGGCGAGCCGTCGGTGTTCGAGCACGTGATCTACGTCATCAAAGAGAACCGCACCTACGACCAGGTTTTCGGCGACTTTGCCCACACCAACGCCGATCCGTCGCTCTGCATCTTCGGTCGCGATGTCTCGCCGAATCACCACGCGATCGCCGAGCAGTTCGTGATTCTTGACAACTACTACTGCAACGGCGTCCTCTCCGCCGACGGGCACTCCTGGGCGACCGAAGGCAACGTCACCGACCATCTGGAAAAAGCCTTCGGCGGGTTCGCGCGGAGCTATACGTTCGGCGACGATCCGATCACCTATTCCTCGACAGGCTTCATCTGGGACAACGCACTGGGGCACGGGCTGTCGTTCCGCAACTATGGCGAATTCGACACCACCGAAACCGTGCCGAAGCAGGCCACGTTCCTGGAAATCTATCGCGACTACCAAAACAAGGCTGGCAAGATTCAGTTCCGCCACACGATCGGCATCGACCGGCTCCGGCAGTACAGCCATCCGGAATTTCAAGGTTGGAACATGAACATCAGCGACGTTCAGCGAATGGACGTCTTCCTCGAGGAATTCCGCAAGTTCGAGGAATCAGGCGCATTGCCCAATCTGATCATCATGACGTTGCCGCAGGATCACGGCTCCGGCATGTCGCCCGGCTCACCGACGCCGCGCGCACACATGGCGGACAACGACCTTGCGGTAGGGCGACTGGTCGAAGCCGTCTCGAAAAGCAAGTTCTGGCCGAAGACCTGCATCTTCATCAACGAGGATGATCCGCAGAACGGCTTCGATCACGTGGACGGACATCGTTCGATCTGCCTGGTCGTCAGCCCCTATACGAAGCGCGGCGAGGTGGTCAGCAAGTTCTACAATCAGACGTCCGTCATTCATACGATCGAGCGGATGCTCAGCCTGCCGCCGATGAATCAGATGGACGCCCTCGCGCCGCTGATGAGCGATTGCTTCGTCGCTGCGCCGGACTTGACTCCGTACGCTGTGCTGCCGAACAACATTCCGCTCGACGAGTTGAATCCGGCGATGGCGCAGCTCGGTCCGCAAGAAAGGCACTGGGCCGAGCTAAGCCTGAAACAGGACTTCACCAAGGTCGATCGCGCCGACGAAGATTCGCTGAACCGCATTATCTGGCACGCGGTCAAAGGAGTCGACGCGCCGTATCCGGCCGATTGGGCGGGTCCGCACGGTAAAGGGCTCGCCTCGCTGGGACTCTCCTTCGATCCAAACGCGGAAGACGAGGAAGAGGAAGAAGAGGAACGTGAGCGCGCCGAACGTGAAGCGGAAGGCGTAGCGGACGAGGACTAATTGGCCGTCCGCCGGCGGCACGATCGCTACGACCCGCGTTTATGCCAAGGCTTGGGAGCAAACTATAATTGTTGCGCCCCCAGGTATTTCAGATTCCTTGGCTGTCGGGAGTTGTCGCAATGTCGGGGTGTCAGAGCCGGTCCGTGCGAATGCTGCTCGTGGACGACGATCCGAGCATGCTCAAATTGATTCGGGCCATTGTCGAGCGGTCGTTTCCCGATCAGATCTCGGTCGAGGTCGCGGAAGATCTGCGCATTGCCCGGCGGATGATCGAATCGAGTCCGGTGGACATTGTGATCACCGACATGGAAATGCCGGGCGTCAACGGCCTGGAAATTGTCCGTTGTGCGAAGCGGCGCAACGCCTATACGCAAGCGCTGATGTTGACCGGCCACTCCACGGTCGACTTGCTGCTCGACGCGATGGAACTCGGGGCGACCGACTACTTGTTGAAGCCGCTCGACAAAGACGAACTGATCGTCGTCCTCACGGAGACGATCAATCGGCTGACGCGCTGGCGCAAGGCCCTCAGCAATACCTACGCGACGCGCCAAAAAGCCGCGCAAGAAACTGTCGCCCAGACCGCTACGTAGCGTTGTTGCGTTTCCCCATAGTCGCCTTTCGCGGAGCGAAAGGCGACTGTGCGCCACTCTATTTCTCGATCGCCGGCAACCGAGTGTCGACAAGCGCTTTGACGCCGGGAATAATCCGACAGGCGTTCACATAGTACACCTTGCGCAGGACATCGTCCGGCAGGCCGAGTCCGTCGATGTTCCATAAGCCTTGCGGCGGGAACGGTTCGTTCGCGTAAGGAAAATACTCATCCCAAGTTTCCAGCATCCGCCAGTGCGGATAGAGCCGTTCGCGCGAGCGCGGGCCGTCGGTGCCGAACAGGATACGGTCCGCGTGATCCAAGAAAAACTTGCGCGACGAATACGGTTGCCGTCCCAATTCGGCGATGCGGGCGGCGATTTCGACATTCAGATTCGGATATTTCTCCAGCCACGCGCCAACCGCGCGCAAATCCTCCGCATTCCCCGCCACGTGCGCGCCAATGAACACCGTCTGCGGGTGACGTTCCACGATCGCGATAAACGCCTGAAGTAGTGCTTCGCGCCGCGGCCACTGTGGCCCGTAGAAACTCCATTCCGGATGGCGGTTCAATTCCTCCCAGCGTTCATTGTGTTGATCGATCGGCTCGAAAAACGCGGCAGGGTCGGCGACATGAATCAAGATCGGCAGACCCAACTCACCGCACGCCCGCCAAATCGGATCGAAGCGAGGGTCGTCGATCTTGAGCAGCGAACCGTCGGCGTTGCGGTAGCCGAGCCCAAATTGCTTGAAGATCTTCACGCCGCTCGCGCCGCGCTGCTTGGCGTCACGGAGGCGTTCCACGACCCGCTGGGCGAAGTCCGGTTGATTGCAATCCCACGTCGCCGGTTCGTCGGTGCGCCCCGCGCCTTGCCAATCGATATTGGCGAACGTAACGAACCGTCCGGAATGCCGCCCGTTTAGAAAGCGGAGATGCTCGTCGATCTCCTCGCCCCAATGGCCGTCAAGACTGACCGAAACGGCGATATTCTGCTCGTCCATGATCCGCACATAGTCGTCGAGCGCCTCGGCGGACTGCTCCAACTTGATACGCCCATGGAGATGCACGTCCACGACCGGAAACTTGGCGCGCCGAGTTTCGTGCTGCTTCAATTGCAGCATCGACCGCGGGCGAAACTGATCGAGCGCCAAATCCCGCCCCTCGCGGCCATCCAGCTGCGGAGCCGCCGGCTGCGCAGAAGCGCCGTCCGCAAACAGCGCGAGGCAGAATACCACGCCGGAAAGTCGCACGAAAATCGATTTCATAGCCAAGTCCGAGTAGGGTGGGCCGTGCGACAACAGGACCAATTTGACCGCGTACGCGACGACAAAAGTACAACGACGCAACGCCAAAGATGTCAGGCCCACCGTCACGGGAAAGGCGAGCCCATCCAATCCCATTCAAGGTCAGCTGCAGCAATCGTGGAATTCTTTGCGTGCATTCCGGTGCCAGATAGTGCTGGAGCGCTCTACGACGCCACGGTTTGAACAGAGACGACCTCGGACCGATGTTTATGTTCTCCATCATCCGCCTGTGATCCCACGGGTTTTGCCGCGGGCATAAAGCGCCGCTCAATAAAGACGTGAAACGGCCAGGCGAGCAACAGGGAGCCTGCAACGCAGATCGGCACAACAATCAGCAATCGCTCGGCAGGTGAACTTAGCCCGTGCTCGCGCAGCCAGCGTTGCACTGGATCGCAAACGATCGTGTGCGTCAGATACAAGCTATAGCTGGCTACTCCGCAGCGGTAGAGCCAAGTCAGCGATTGCATCCCGGCGATTGACTTGTCAAAGCGATGCAGCCCGAGCATGACAGCCGAGAAAAAACAGCCCGACGCAATGCCTACCGATTCGTTCCAGATGGCGCAGCCGCCGATCACCGCCAACAGAATTCCAGCCCGGCTGGCCCATACCTCCCAGCGCGACTTGCTATGCAAAGCATGGAATACAAACACGCCGGGCGCAAAGGATAACCACGTCCCCGCGAATACCACGCCGGTTAGGTCCACGAGTCCCACCCGATCCGCCACGATCACACCGACAGTCAGCCCGCAAAGTCCAATTACGATCGAGAGAAACGCTCGTTGCGGCAGCAGCAGTAAGAGGCCGCAGGTCAAGTAGAACTGTTCTTCGTGACAGAGCGTCCAGGCCTGTGTGAGAAACATTTGCGATTCACTTGGGCCAACTACCAGGTAGCGCCAACTCTCGGTAAGCGTGAGATTCCCCAGCACCATCCAATGGGACGGCCAAACTTTCGGCATCCCTTGTTGTGCCAAGTGGAGGGTCAGCATCAATAGGAGCGCTGCCCAGTACGGTGGGAAGATGCGCCGAAAGCGGCGAAACATGAAATGGCCGAAACTATGTTCCTTTTTTCGCGACGAGTCGACCGCGGCGGCAATGCAGTACCCTGAGATCGCAAAAAAGATCCCCACGCCCATCCTGCCTAGCGGTGGAACAACTCCAATGGTCCCGCGCCAAACAGCCGGGCCCAACGAGTGCGAAACAACCACCATCAGGCAGGCGAGGCCTCGCCAGTGGTCGAGAGTATAGTACCGCGTGCTCATGGTGCAATTCTCAAGTCAGGCGTTGTGCTGCCGCGCCGAGATTTTATTGAGGGAGAGCGCGGATGGCGGCGACTCGCCGAAGCAAGCCATCGGCGCCCACGCAATCGAACTGCCTCCGGACTTGCCCGTCTCGGACCTCGAATCGCATCGTCTCGCAGTCGTTTCTTGAGCCAAACCGGGCGAAGTGCTAGTGTACACCGTGTCAGGCGGGATTTCGCGGGTGCGGAGTTTCGCTTGTTCCGCGATTTCTCCCGTTCCTTTGCGCTTAGCACCGCGTGACCGCGTCCACCGAACGTACCGAAGGGCAGTCTCCCGACGAACGGCGTCAGGCGATCGAATTGAGTCTGCGGCGCACCCGGCCGCCGGGGCAGGCCCCTGGTTTCGAGCCCCAGGAGTTCCTCGGCGCGGGGGCCTATGGCGAGGTTTGGGTGGCGATCGACCGCAACACCGGGCGGCGCGTGGCTATCAAGTTCTACTCGCATCATGGGGGACTCGACTGGTCGCTGCTGACGCGCGAGGTCGAAAAGCTGCGATTCCTGTTCGCCGATCGCTACGTCGTGCAACTGATCGCCGTCGGCTGGGATGCCGATCCTCCCTACTACGTCATGGAATACGTGGAGCGCGGCTCGCTCGCTAAACGCTTGGGCGAGGTCGGGCGGTTGCCGGTCGAAGAGGCGACGCGTGTGTTCAGGGACGTAGCCATCGGGCTAGTGCACGCCCACGGCAAGGGCGTGCTGCACTGCGATCTCAAGCCGGCCAACGTGTTATTAGATCAAGACGGTCGACCCCGGCTCGCCGATTTCGGCCAGGCACGGCTCTCGCATGAGCAAACTCCCTCGCTTGGTACGCTGTTTTATATGGCGCCGGAGCAAGCCGATCTCCAAGCGGCGCCCGACGCACGGTGGGACGTCTACGCGCTTGGGGCTTTGCTGTACACGATGCTTGTTGGCGAGCCGCCGCATCGTTCGCCCCGCACGGTCACGGCCCTGGAGCAGCCCAGCGGCCTGGCGCACCGGTTGGAACGCTATCGTGAACTGCTGCGCAATGACCCGCTTCCCGACGCCCATCGCAAAACGCCGGGCGTCGATCGGGCGCTGGCGGAAATCCTGGAACGGTGCCTGGAGATCGATCCCGACAATCGCTATCCCAACGTACAGGCGGTGCTCGATGCCTTGCGTGCGCGCGACGCCCGGCGGTCGAGACAACCGTTGATCTTGCTCGGCGCCTTGGGCCCGCTGTTGTTGATGGCGGTGATGGCATTTTTTGCCTGGCGCGGTTTCGAGGCCGCATATAAGGTCGCCGATCAGGAGCTGACGAAAAAAGCTCTGGACAGCAAGCAGTACTACGCGCGGTTCGTGGCGAACGCCGCGGCGTACGAATTGGAACGCCGCTTCGAACTGGTGGAAGACATTGCCGCGGAGAGCGAGTTTCGTCAGCGTCTCGCTCCGTTGATCGACGACGAGGCGCTGCGGCCAACCATGGAGCGACTCAGCGCTTCGGCATTCGCCGTTCCCGACAATCAACTCACTCCAACGTTGCGGGCGGAACAGACCGCACTGCAGGAGACGTTGCTGGAGAATCAAGCCCGGTTGTATTTGGAAGATTATTTCCAGCAAAAACTCAGCAACGTCCGCGGCATCAAAGTGGCGAGCTGGTTTTTCACCGACACGCGGGGCCTTCAAATCGTCCGCGTACCGTCGAATCGAGTGAACATCGGCTCGAACTTCGGTTGGCGCACCTATTTTCATGGCGGCCCGCTGGAGCAGCCCTCGACGTGGCGACCCGGCCCGAACGATCACGTCCAAGAGACGCAACTCTCGGCGGTGTTTCAAAGTACCAGCTCGAATCTTTGGGTCGTCGGCATTTCCACGCCCGTCTATCGCGGCGACGAATTCTTGGGCGTGCTGGCGCTCACGGTCGAAGTCGGGCAGTTCGCCGATCTGCGAGGCAGTGGGCAGAATCGCGAGTTCGCGGTGATGGTCGACGGCCGAACGAGCAACCCGGGCGTCATCGTCCAGCACGAGTTGTTCACGAAGCTACTGGAACAAAAGCGCGGCGAGTTCTTGCGCCGTTTCCGTGACTATCGCGTGCCGATCGAGCAGATCGGCGATACCGAGGACCGCTATCAAGACCCGTTCGCCAAAGACCTGCTCGGCGCCGATTACCGCGGCGATTGGCTGGCGGCAAAGACACCGGTCCGCGTGCGCGACGAGGAGACCGGGCTCTTCGTGATCGTGCAGGAACGCTACGACGAAGCGATCGGCGAGGCCCTTTCGCCTCTCAAACGGGCCGCCATTACGCGCAGCCTGCTGGGCGTGGCGGCCATGGTAATCATCGTCACAGGACTCTGGGCCTACGTGATGCGTTCTTGGAATCAATCCACCAGCGTTGACGACCTGCGCGACGAGGGCGCCTTGCGTCCGACGAAAGATGACCCCACGCTGGACTTGCGGGCACGCGAAGAAACTCGCACGGAGCGGTCGGACTAACTGCGTTCGATCCGCGCCACGTTGTCGCCCCATAGTCTCCTATCGCTCCGCGAAAGGGGACTGTGGTTCACGCGATGCTATGGCGTCGATTCGGACGGCGTCACTTGCTCACGCGCTTGCTCGGCAGCTTCGTCCTTCGGCGCCTCTTCCGTTGTCTCGGTCGACGCTGGCGACTCGGAAGTCGCGGCTGGTTCCGCAGGCGTTGCGAACGCGTTAGCTGGCGTTGGCGGCTCCTCCGGAGTGGTCGTCGCGCTCGACTTTTCTTCAGGCCGATCGCGCGGATTGTCGATCGTGATCGCCACGCAGAACGGCGCACATTCTGTCTCGCGATAGGAAACGTAGTCGATCGTTTCGATCGGCGTCTCGGGTCGAGGATTGTCCCAACTGGTGAGGAACAGCCGAATTTGCGGTGCGCCTGGACTCTGCTGACCAATCGCCTGGTTCGAGCCGGTCCAAACCATTCGCCCCCGATCGACGGCCTTAGTGCCATCGGCGTCCCACCAATCGCGCACGTCGACACCGTAGACGATCGGCATCATTTCGACGCCTCCGTCAGCGTAGTGAACTTCGTAGTGTCCGATGGGTACGCCGTCCTTCGGCGCCGGCCAGCCCGTGGCGTGCAAAAAGTGGAGGCGCTCACAGGTTTCGCCGATCTCAATGCCGTCAATGCGATCCGGAAAATGCGCCGCGGTGCCGTCCTTGTGGCCGAGGCAAAGCACGCGGTCCGGTACGTTGAAGTTGACGCCGCCCAAAACTTGCTCGCCCGGATTGAGCGTCCCCAGGTTGTTCCCTGCGCGGCCGCCATGTAGGTCTTCATGGATGCCCTGGTTCGCGAGTTCCGTGAACGAAACCGGCTCAAACATGCGTGTGATGTCCATCGCGGGCGCGTAGATCGCGGCCACGCCAGCGGCGCTGCCGCCAAACGGCGATGCGTCTCGCAGCAGCAAACTTTGCACCGCGGGTTCTGACGTGGTCTGCTCCGAAAGTAGCGCGGTGCTGCCATCGACGAAGGCGACGAGGGCGCCTTCCGGTTGATCGCCCGAAAGGCTCGTTCCTTGCGAATCGTTGATCTTGAAGCTCATGCTGTCAAAGGCGAGGTCTTCTGGCGCGATCCATTCCACTGGACTGTAGGACGACTCGACGACCAGCACGGTGCCCCCCATGCCTTTAATCGCATCGGCCCGCGAAGTGGTGGTTCCAGGGGGAAACATTGTGCGCTCGCCGATCACCACCACGAACTGCGTGCGTCCCTGGCCATCGGGCGTGCCGTTGCTGTAGACGTCCGGAATCAATCTCGCCAAGGAGCGATTGTTTGGGCTATCCCACGGTTCGCGCAGGTTGTAGCGGACATAAAGATCGTCGCGCTCCAGATACGGGAGTAGCAACACGCGCCACGAATGGTACGGGCTTCCATCCGGCCCTAACGTCACGGCCGGCGGAAAGCTCCCCCAGACGTCGTGGTAGGCCTGCATCGCCCCGGCAATGACCTTGAGATTGGTTTCCGTCGTGCCCAGTTGAGCCTGAGTCTGCAATCGGAGCAGCGTGGGAACCACGAAAGCCGCGGCCAGCAGGCACAGCACCACGGCGATGAGGCCGCCCACGGCCAAGCCAACGGCGCCCTTGCCCGCAGGCTGCTCGTGCTTCTGCTCCTGCCACTCCGCGACACTGGGAATCGCCACTGGGCGGCCGCAACCGGCGCAAGGACCGGTCATTCCGGCGAACTTTTCGGACACGTCCGTGTGTCGCCCGCAATGCGGGCAGATAAACGAAATCGGCATAACTGGCTCACCTGACAGGAGTACGGCGTCGCCGGCCCAGTTTAACGGACCGACTGTTCCCCAGCCAGATTTTCGTCGCCGGCGGTGCGATCTTTGTCGGAAAGCAGATCGCGACCCCCAAAAACTGGGGTCGCCAGCCGGAAGACAATCGCCAGTAGCCGCTTTAGCGCTTGCGCACTTCCAGGAAAATGATGTTCCGTTGATCCTCGGAACAGAGCCGCACGTCGTGGATTTCGGACTCGGCGATCTCCGCCGTCAGGTCGATCATGTCCTGCCGCGTGCGGTAGACAAGCTGCCAGTCCATGTAGGTTTCCATGTAACCGACGTCGCGCACGCCCGGCAGGAAATTGGCCACCATCAGCTTGCCGCGCGGCCGCAACATCTGAAACATTGTGGCCACCAGGCGCTGGGCGACGGGCTGCTCCAGGTAGTCGAACAACCCGGTCGAGTAGACCAAATGGAATTGGCCCAAATTGAGCTTGTTGGTCAACAGGCTGCGGAACTTGGCCGGCACGGTAATCGCGCCCAGATGCCCGTAGGCACGATCGACTTCCGTCAGGCTCTTGGAGTCGGCGTCGAGGGCGACGAGCCGTCCGATCTTGCCACGGCGGATGGCCGATGAGAGATTCGCTTCGCGCAAGTGTCCGGACGCGATTGCCAGCACGTGCGGCCGGGCACAGCGATCCGCCAGGCGATCGATCATCTCGGCCACGTAGCCCCGCCGCGCGCGGACTCCTTCGGAAGCCGGCGCCCCGGTCGTGAAGTCGAAAATCAACTGTCCCAGCCGCTCCGCTTCTGGCGGAGACCAGCGTTCCTCGCGGCCATAGATGTAGTCCATCATCTGGGCGTCGCCCGCATAGCCGCGCGGCTTCGAGAACGCGCGGTATGTGAACGGGTCCTGATGCACCAGTTTCAGCAGCGCGTGCCGTCGGCTGGTTTGAATGCACTCGGCCCATTCGTGCGGCGAGCTGCTAAGCCGCCGCGTGCGCAGGCCGAGGAACAGCTCGTCGAGCACGCGATGGACGATATCGCGATGATCGTGCGCACCAAGCAAGCGCTGATGCACGTCGTTCAAGAAATCCGTGAACAACTGATCGACCGAGACCGGCGAATGCTGCGCGTCGGAAGTGAACCGAGCCCCGGCGGGGAGCTCGAACGGAGTGGATGACATGTTGGATCGCCGACGATTGGGCCCCGATCCCTGGGGCGGCCGCTCGTGTCGCACCGGCGCTAGTTGAAAATGCGTTGCGCGATGCTTCGTTGCGCCTATTCAGTACGACACGCATATCAGTATTGTCAGGGAGCTTGAGCAAATCCAGTTTGAATTGATAGAATTCAACGCATTAGTCGCACGACAGTCCCGCACAACTGGAGTAGGTGATAACCCTTACTCAGCAAACGCAATTTGCCTAATCGCAAGTGTCAGCGCGATCGTACCCTGCGATACGTGATAGCTTTGCAACTGCATGCGACACGGATCAAAACCCAGCACATGAATCAACCCACCATCCTCGATCTCTATCGCGCACGTACGTCACGCTCGGCCGAGTTGGCCGCCACGGCGCGCGAACTCTTGCCCGGCGGCGTGGTTCACGATGCGCGCTTGCTGGAGCCGCATGGCATCTATGTCGCGCGAGCCCAAGGAGCGCGTAAGTGGGACGTCGACAATAACGAATACGTCGAC
The sequence above is a segment of the Planctomycetia bacterium genome. Coding sequences within it:
- a CDS encoding transglutaminase-like domain-containing protein, with product MKSKWRTVALLGLGLVWGCAPAAVAPQDVNSHGDQKVVPQGSGSPEALGVVAEDYWEAVYLQKSQIGFAHTQRERIEDNGQTLWRTTTTTHIELLRFGQRSTQESTIESVETDAGQLLRFTTTSDHGAALVRSEGGVSNRQLTIKTIIGDQETVASIPWAGGNGGFDAVNKSLLRAPLQAGENRSITTLVPGLDQPTGAVVQLIAGDWQSTDLAGSSVQLLRIDAQHELAGGAMMNVVAWMNERGEIVKTEPAPGMFTVRTSAESAQRIQQGDTQPDIGRDQMVRLAAPAGDLHRAKHVTYRVRLNDGDPVATFPAQRSQQIAAADDPHVATLTVIALRPDPTAEKDPAPAAAYLAANPLVQSDDARIRTLATQAIGDARSDVEQAAAIEKFVHEYIQEVNFSQAFGTAVDVAESHRGDCTEHAVLLAALARASGIPARVAVGLVYTHSAKNAGCAFHMWDELYVAGQWIPYDATLGLGGIGGGHIKLSDSHLADGSALASFLPVMQVMGSLSIEVVATDAP
- a CDS encoding bifunctional YncE family protein/alkaline phosphatase family protein, whose translation is MRRPRTFICLGCFIGGLLAWLIVALTLAVEPRAAADEVDDAVVGPPAADGSFVVASGQYVRPAGQSLAFGGRPVDLVLSPDGRTLYAKDNRGLLVLNTADWTLRQTLPFGEAGGSLHGIAVSQDGKHVYATDAARTLFEGAVGGDGLVTWTHSIDLPGPEQDPDKRDAAENNAFGCGIALSTDGATAYVCLSRNNTLGVVSLAEGRLIQEIPVGVAPFDVALSPDGATAYISNWGGRRAKTGERTAKSAGTDTLIDERGVASSGTLGKIDLEQGAMTAEVEVGLHPSDLELAHDGATLYVANANSDTVACVSTNDFKILETISTRPLAELPFGSMPNAIALSRDGRTLYAANGGNNAVAVIQLAAARGEASRLLGFIPTAWYPGGVVVDDTHLYVANIKGEGSRNEEEPNKGWNSHWHRGTITKCPLPSAETLKQYTEQVVADAQIPAVLRALEKSQSKVDAVPVPAKQGEPSVFEHVIYVIKENRTYDQVFGDFAHTNADPSLCIFGRDVSPNHHAIAEQFVILDNYYCNGVLSADGHSWATEGNVTDHLEKAFGGFARSYTFGDDPITYSSTGFIWDNALGHGLSFRNYGEFDTTETVPKQATFLEIYRDYQNKAGKIQFRHTIGIDRLRQYSHPEFQGWNMNISDVQRMDVFLEEFRKFEESGALPNLIIMTLPQDHGSGMSPGSPTPRAHMADNDLAVGRLVEAVSKSKFWPKTCIFINEDDPQNGFDHVDGHRSICLVVSPYTKRGEVVSKFYNQTSVIHTIERMLSLPPMNQMDALAPLMSDCFVAAPDLTPYAVLPNNIPLDELNPAMAQLGPQERHWAELSLKQDFTKVDRADEDSLNRIIWHAVKGVDAPYPADWAGPHGKGLASLGLSFDPNAEDEEEEEEERERAEREAEGVADED
- a CDS encoding response regulator; its protein translation is MLLVDDDPSMLKLIRAIVERSFPDQISVEVAEDLRIARRMIESSPVDIVITDMEMPGVNGLEIVRCAKRRNAYTQALMLTGHSTVDLLLDAMELGATDYLLKPLDKDELIVVLTETINRLTRWRKALSNTYATRQKAAQETVAQTAT
- a CDS encoding amidohydrolase family protein, which codes for MKSIFVRLSGVVFCLALFADGASAQPAAPQLDGREGRDLALDQFRPRSMLQLKQHETRRAKFPVVDVHLHGRIKLEQSAEALDDYVRIMDEQNIAVSVSLDGHWGEEIDEHLRFLNGRHSGRFVTFANIDWQGAGRTDEPATWDCNQPDFAQRVVERLRDAKQRGASGVKIFKQFGLGYRNADGSLLKIDDPRFDPIWRACGELGLPILIHVADPAAFFEPIDQHNERWEELNRHPEWSFYGPQWPRREALLQAFIAIVERHPQTVFIGAHVAGNAEDLRAVGAWLEKYPNLNVEIAARIAELGRQPYSSRKFFLDHADRILFGTDGPRSRERLYPHWRMLETWDEYFPYANEPFPPQGLWNIDGLGLPDDVLRKVYYVNACRIIPGVKALVDTRLPAIEK